In a single window of the Arthrobacter zhangbolii genome:
- a CDS encoding carbohydrate ABC transporter permease, which produces MAVTTPLKPSTPQPPAPKRRRRGLSSSAARTGWIYLTPTLVVVGLITLFPIAFSVVMSFSKVELGYSGFELTGFSADNYIALFSSPRWAHAALFTVFYTVVTVVIELVLGTLVALVLERLANWRGWMMALLLIPWAMITVISAQLWSYMYNASYGAISWFLGLFGADPVILGEPASAITAMMVADIWKTTPFVAIIVLAGLVVIPNDLYEAAELDGANAWQTFWRVTLPQLTGTLAIAVLFRVLQAFGVFDLPFVLTGGGPGTSTESLALLGWKVMFQSLNLGAGAAIAVTTGALVLFACLLSLKAFRSQVSEEKP; this is translated from the coding sequence ATGGCCGTTACCACGCCCCTGAAACCCTCCACCCCGCAGCCACCGGCACCCAAGCGGCGGCGCCGCGGGCTGAGCAGCTCTGCTGCCCGCACCGGCTGGATCTACCTGACCCCCACACTGGTGGTCGTAGGGCTGATTACCCTGTTTCCCATCGCCTTCTCGGTGGTGATGAGCTTCTCCAAGGTGGAGCTGGGCTATTCCGGGTTTGAGCTGACCGGCTTCTCCGCGGATAACTACATTGCGCTGTTCTCCAGCCCGCGGTGGGCGCACGCCGCACTCTTTACGGTGTTCTACACCGTGGTCACCGTGGTCATCGAACTGGTGCTGGGCACCCTCGTGGCCCTGGTGCTGGAACGGCTGGCCAACTGGCGTGGCTGGATGATGGCGCTGCTGCTGATCCCGTGGGCCATGATCACCGTGATCTCCGCCCAGCTCTGGTCCTACATGTACAACGCCTCCTACGGTGCCATCTCCTGGTTCCTGGGCCTCTTCGGTGCCGACCCGGTGATCCTGGGCGAACCGGCGTCGGCCATCACCGCCATGATGGTGGCAGATATCTGGAAGACCACCCCGTTTGTCGCCATCATTGTGCTGGCCGGGCTCGTGGTCATTCCCAATGACCTCTACGAGGCAGCCGAACTGGACGGGGCCAACGCCTGGCAGACGTTCTGGCGGGTAACCCTTCCGCAGCTCACCGGCACGCTCGCCATCGCCGTCCTGTTCCGTGTCCTGCAGGCCTTCGGCGTTTTTGACCTGCCGTTTGTGCTCACCGGCGGCGGGCCGGGAACCTCCACGGAATCCCTGGCCCTGCTGGGGTGGAAGGTGATGTTCCAAAGCCTGAACCTCGGTGCCGGCGCCGCCATTGCCGTCACCACCGGAGCACTGGTGCTGTTTGCCTGCCTGCTCTCGCTCAAAGCCTTCCGCTCCCAGGTCAGTGAGGAAAAGCCATGA
- a CDS encoding carbohydrate ABC transporter permease, with protein MRNRTRKGWRKYVNTINISAVVIALLTALPIYWLFASSFKPTGELGALPPSILPQNPTLDHYREAFGQYSFSTYMLNSVLIASVTTAVVLALALFSGYALARMPVRGKAPLLVGLLVISVFPTIAVLTPLYLLERSLGMLNSYHGLILPYIAFNLPFAVWIMRNYLKDLPFELEESARMDGASSTRTVLSIILPAARPGLFTAGIFTFTASFTEFLMAMTFNSEDNFRTVPVGIALFGSEFDIPYGTIFAASVIAILPIAILVLVFRKSVVSGMTAGAVKG; from the coding sequence ATGAGGAACCGCACCCGCAAAGGATGGCGCAAGTACGTCAACACCATCAACATCAGCGCCGTGGTGATCGCCCTGCTCACGGCCCTGCCCATCTACTGGCTCTTCGCCAGCTCCTTCAAGCCCACCGGGGAACTGGGGGCCCTGCCGCCGAGCATCCTGCCGCAGAACCCCACCCTGGACCATTACCGCGAAGCCTTCGGGCAGTACTCCTTCTCCACCTACATGCTCAACAGTGTCCTGATCGCCAGTGTCACCACCGCCGTCGTCCTGGCCCTGGCGCTGTTCTCCGGCTACGCCCTGGCCCGGATGCCGGTGCGCGGCAAGGCGCCCCTGCTGGTTGGGCTGCTGGTGATCTCGGTGTTCCCGACCATCGCGGTACTGACCCCGCTGTATCTGCTGGAGCGCAGCCTGGGCATGCTGAACAGCTACCACGGCCTGATCCTGCCCTACATCGCCTTCAACCTGCCGTTTGCGGTGTGGATCATGCGCAACTACCTCAAGGACCTGCCCTTCGAGCTGGAGGAATCCGCGCGGATGGACGGGGCCTCCAGCACCCGGACGGTGCTCTCGATCATCCTGCCGGCCGCCCGTCCGGGCCTGTTCACGGCCGGCATCTTCACCTTCACGGCCAGCTTTACCGAATTCCTCATGGCCATGACGTTCAACTCGGAAGACAACTTCCGTACGGTCCCGGTGGGCATTGCCCTCTTCGGGTCCGAATTCGACATACCGTACGGCACCATTTTCGCCGCCTCCGTGATAGCCATCCTGCCCATCGCCATCCTGGTGCTGGTGTTCCGCAAATCTGTGGTCTCAGGCATGACGGCCGGCGCGGTAAAGGGATAA
- a CDS encoding glycoside hydrolase family 13 protein: MDNSRTQWWRDAVIYEVYVRSFADSNGDGIGDLPGITARLDYLASLGVDALWLTPFFPSPQADGGYDVSNYRDVDPMYGTLTQFRELLDAAHARSIRMIVDIVPNHCSDRHPDFQAALAAGPGSPEREKFIFRDGLGENGELPPSDWQSKFGGPAWERVPDGQWYMHIFSKEQPDFNWRHPEVRADFERTLRFWSDLGVDGFRIDVAHGLMKDLELPLRNTYGADIAPLLSPPEGDNHPFWDREDVHEVYRQWRRVLDEYDPPRLAVAEAGVSLDRLPLYVRQDELDQAFNFFYLRSPWEAGELRRVIDAALAGVASVGAATSWVLSNHDVVRHRTRYGLPAGTDLLRWLADDGADPVPDDAVGERRARASLLLTYALPGAAYLYQGEELGLPEVADLPAAALQDPIFERTGGLEKGRDGCRVPLPWDGDAPGYGFSTGKPWLPQPEYWGKYAASAQEGDAGSFLALYRQAGAVRCGFLATDPGSEIQWLDAGPEVLAFRRGELICVLNLGSAPVQLPDGTLILASEPGIEGRLETDQSAWIRCP, translated from the coding sequence ATGGACAACAGCAGGACACAGTGGTGGCGGGACGCCGTGATTTACGAGGTGTACGTGCGCAGCTTTGCGGACAGCAACGGCGACGGCATTGGGGACCTTCCGGGCATCACCGCCCGGCTGGACTACCTCGCCTCGCTGGGGGTGGACGCACTGTGGCTGACCCCGTTCTTCCCGTCGCCGCAGGCCGACGGCGGCTACGACGTCAGCAACTACCGGGACGTTGACCCCATGTACGGGACGCTCACCCAGTTCCGTGAACTGCTCGACGCCGCCCACGCACGCAGCATCCGGATGATCGTGGACATTGTGCCCAACCACTGCTCGGACCGGCATCCGGACTTCCAGGCTGCGCTTGCTGCCGGGCCGGGGTCACCGGAACGGGAGAAGTTCATCTTCCGTGACGGGCTGGGTGAAAACGGTGAGCTCCCGCCGTCGGACTGGCAGTCCAAGTTCGGCGGCCCGGCCTGGGAACGCGTGCCGGACGGCCAGTGGTACATGCACATCTTCTCCAAGGAGCAGCCGGACTTTAACTGGCGGCACCCCGAGGTGCGGGCCGACTTTGAACGTACGCTGCGTTTCTGGTCCGATCTGGGCGTGGACGGGTTCCGCATTGACGTGGCCCACGGCCTGATGAAGGATCTGGAACTGCCGCTGCGCAACACCTACGGTGCCGACATTGCGCCGCTGCTCTCGCCCCCGGAAGGGGACAACCACCCCTTCTGGGACCGGGAGGACGTGCACGAGGTCTACCGGCAGTGGCGCAGGGTCCTGGACGAGTATGACCCGCCGCGGCTGGCAGTGGCCGAAGCGGGGGTCAGCTTGGACCGCCTGCCGCTGTACGTGCGGCAGGATGAGCTGGACCAGGCCTTCAACTTCTTCTATCTGCGCAGCCCGTGGGAGGCAGGCGAACTTCGCCGGGTCATCGACGCCGCGCTCGCCGGCGTTGCCTCCGTGGGCGCCGCCACCTCGTGGGTGCTCTCCAACCACGACGTGGTCCGGCACCGCACCCGGTACGGGCTGCCCGCCGGGACGGACCTGCTCCGCTGGCTGGCGGACGACGGCGCGGATCCGGTTCCGGACGACGCCGTCGGGGAACGCCGGGCCCGGGCGTCCCTGCTGCTGACCTATGCGCTGCCCGGTGCCGCATACCTGTATCAGGGCGAGGAACTGGGCCTGCCCGAAGTGGCCGACCTGCCGGCTGCTGCCCTGCAGGACCCGATCTTCGAGCGGACCGGCGGCCTGGAAAAGGGCAGGGACGGCTGCCGCGTTCCCCTGCCCTGGGACGGTGACGCGCCGGGCTACGGGTTCAGCACAGGAAAACCGTGGCTGCCGCAGCCTGAGTACTGGGGGAAATATGCCGCCTCGGCGCAGGAGGGCGACGCCGGGTCCTTCCTGGCGCTCTACCGGCAGGCCGGTGCGGTGCGGTGCGGATTCCTGGCCACCGATCCGGGATCTGAGATCCAGTGGCTGGATGCGGGGCCCGAGGTTTTGGCGTTTCGGCGCGGGGAGCTGATCTGTGTACTGAACCTCGGGTCCGCGCCCGTCCAGCTGCCGGACGGGACATTGATCCTGGCCAGCGAACCCGGGATTGAGGGCCGGCTGGAAACCGACCAATCGGCATGGATCCGCTGCCCGTAA
- a CDS encoding HoxN/HupN/NixA family nickel/cobalt transporter, protein MIGSAPAAARPAAPSAVSGVHNRGGRALWGMGLGILALHLLGWGGFALLVLPHDYTAAGGAGFGVGLALTAYLLGVRHAFDADHIAAIDNTSRKLAAGGKAPVTTGFWFALGHSTVVLVAVALLAAGVNALAGQLSDDGSVLKQVAGVWGPAVSGSFLLLIGAINLLAMRGIVRAYRKLRSGGYSEDELERALDQRGLMARLLAPVSRRVDKAWKLYPLGFLFGLGLDTATTIGLFVVAGGAVVLLPWQAVMVLPLLFTAGMVLFDSLDGILMSRVYRWAFDSPQRKVFYNLVITAVSVLAAFGVGLVVLGGLLTETLALSSGPVAWLGNLDLEYFGFAVVGLFAAAWIGAYAFWKVAGERNGTAGTAAETG, encoded by the coding sequence ATGATCGGTTCCGCGCCCGCAGCCGCACGTCCCGCAGCTCCTTCCGCCGTTTCCGGCGTCCACAACCGGGGCGGCAGAGCCCTCTGGGGTATGGGGCTGGGCATCCTGGCCCTGCACCTGCTGGGATGGGGCGGATTTGCCCTGCTGGTGCTGCCACATGACTACACCGCTGCCGGCGGGGCCGGCTTCGGCGTCGGCCTCGCGCTGACCGCGTACCTGCTGGGTGTACGCCACGCCTTCGACGCGGACCATATTGCCGCCATCGACAACACCAGCCGCAAACTTGCCGCCGGCGGAAAAGCCCCGGTCACCACCGGTTTCTGGTTTGCCCTGGGGCATTCCACGGTGGTGCTGGTGGCGGTAGCGCTGTTGGCCGCGGGCGTGAACGCCCTGGCCGGTCAGCTATCCGACGACGGATCGGTGCTGAAGCAGGTGGCCGGCGTGTGGGGGCCGGCAGTGTCCGGCTCGTTCCTGCTGTTGATCGGTGCCATTAACCTGCTGGCCATGCGCGGAATCGTCCGTGCCTACCGGAAGCTGCGGTCCGGCGGCTACAGCGAGGACGAGCTTGAACGTGCGCTGGACCAGCGCGGGCTGATGGCCCGCCTGCTGGCACCGGTGTCCCGGCGCGTGGATAAGGCATGGAAGCTCTACCCGCTGGGATTCCTGTTTGGCCTCGGGCTGGATACCGCCACCACCATTGGCCTGTTTGTGGTGGCCGGCGGCGCCGTTGTCCTGCTGCCCTGGCAGGCGGTGATGGTGCTGCCGCTGCTGTTCACCGCGGGCATGGTGCTCTTCGATTCCCTGGACGGGATTCTCATGAGCCGGGTGTACCGGTGGGCGTTCGACTCCCCGCAGCGCAAGGTGTTTTACAACCTGGTGATCACGGCTGTGTCGGTGCTGGCCGCGTTTGGTGTCGGCCTGGTCGTGCTGGGTGGTCTGCTGACGGAAACCCTGGCTTTGTCCTCGGGGCCGGTGGCCTGGCTGGGGAACCTGGACCTGGAATACTTCGGGTTTGCCGTGGTGGGGTTGTTTGCGGCGGCGTGGATTGGCGCGTATGCCTTCTGGAAGGTCGCAGGTGAACGGAACGGCACTGCGGGAACGGCTGCCGAAACCGGCTGA
- a CDS encoding ATP-binding cassette domain-containing protein: MLSNRYPIRQVREHPLEPLERKTWPATLPPVAQLLDSGLDLAPATVFVGENGSGKSTLVEAVALAFGLSPEGGSTGARHTTRSTESVLSEHLQLVRNPGGTKRGYFLRAETMHGFFTYLEKNPSTSRMDTEFHSLSHGESFLSLAVDRFRGPGLWVLDEPESALSFSGCLALLGLLKDLVADGRSQVLLSTHSPLLAALPGARILELGPWGFREKQWEDLDLVSSWQGFFDAPERYLRRL; this comes from the coding sequence ATGTTAAGCAACCGGTACCCGATCCGCCAGGTGAGGGAACATCCGCTGGAGCCACTTGAGCGGAAAACGTGGCCTGCCACCCTGCCTCCGGTGGCCCAGCTGCTGGATTCGGGGCTCGACCTTGCCCCGGCCACCGTGTTTGTGGGTGAGAACGGCAGCGGAAAATCCACCCTCGTGGAAGCCGTTGCCCTTGCCTTCGGGCTCTCCCCCGAGGGCGGATCCACCGGAGCCCGGCACACTACCCGGTCCACGGAATCGGTGCTGAGTGAACACCTGCAGCTGGTCCGCAACCCCGGCGGCACCAAACGGGGATACTTCCTGCGAGCGGAAACCATGCACGGCTTCTTCACCTATCTGGAGAAGAACCCGTCAACCTCGCGGATGGACACCGAGTTCCATTCCCTCTCCCACGGGGAATCCTTCCTGTCCCTGGCCGTGGACCGGTTTCGCGGTCCCGGCCTGTGGGTGCTGGACGAGCCGGAATCCGCGCTCTCCTTCTCCGGCTGCCTGGCACTGCTGGGATTGCTGAAGGACCTGGTGGCCGACGGCCGGTCCCAGGTGCTGCTTTCGACCCACTCCCCGCTGCTCGCGGCGCTCCCCGGGGCGCGCATCCTGGAACTGGGGCCGTGGGGTTTCCGCGAAAAGCAGTGGGAGGACCTGGACCTGGTCAGCAGTTGGCAAGGCTTCTTTGACGCTCCCGAGCGGTACCTGCGCAGGCTCTGA
- a CDS encoding urease accessory protein UreD has protein sequence MTTPKVPTLSATSTETRRAAEAAAPDTADRLPAPPRPTRIAVEASGDGARFALLDQGLYLAPRPVAGGSAPGQRHLRVALIGIHMMLLGGDDVRIEIAVGAGVTLEVIEPAGMVAYDAEGRQSRWCLDAVLGEGAVLIWEGAAFVAAEGSNVLRETRVRMGPGARFLLRETLVLGRSGEAAGPLRSITRLSGPETDYLYEDLDLHGMRQRAVGILGGSKVMGSVTAAGWRPEPLSEECAGTSAPGARRFELAQPGAVTRALTGTAHAADRLLEPVYAQWKAGLLAGTDRNP, from the coding sequence ATGACGACGCCGAAGGTGCCGACGCTGTCCGCCACCAGCACTGAGACCCGCAGGGCGGCAGAGGCCGCGGCTCCCGATACCGCCGACCGGCTCCCTGCCCCGCCCCGGCCCACCCGGATTGCCGTCGAGGCATCCGGCGACGGGGCGCGCTTCGCATTGCTGGACCAGGGCCTCTATTTGGCGCCCCGGCCGGTAGCCGGCGGTTCGGCACCGGGGCAGCGGCACCTGCGCGTGGCCCTGATCGGCATCCACATGATGTTGCTGGGCGGCGACGATGTGCGGATCGAGATTGCAGTGGGTGCCGGTGTCACGTTGGAGGTGATCGAGCCTGCCGGGATGGTGGCGTACGACGCCGAGGGCCGGCAGTCCCGCTGGTGCCTGGACGCGGTGCTCGGCGAGGGAGCCGTGCTGATCTGGGAGGGTGCCGCCTTTGTGGCAGCGGAAGGGTCCAACGTGCTGCGGGAAACCCGGGTGCGGATGGGCCCGGGGGCGCGGTTCCTGCTCCGGGAGACCCTGGTGCTGGGCCGTTCCGGGGAGGCTGCCGGTCCGCTGCGCAGCATCACCCGGCTGTCCGGCCCGGAGACCGACTACCTCTACGAGGATCTGGACCTGCACGGAATGCGGCAGCGCGCCGTCGGCATCCTGGGCGGCTCCAAGGTGATGGGCAGTGTGACGGCGGCCGGCTGGCGGCCGGAACCGCTGAGCGAAGAGTGCGCCGGAACATCGGCGCCGGGCGCCCGGAGGTTCGAGCTGGCGCAGCCCGGTGCGGTGACACGCGCCCTGACCGGGACTGCGCACGCGGCAGACCGCCTGCTCGAACCGGTGTACGCGCAGTGGAAGGCCGGGCTGCTGGCCGGGACGGACCGGAACCCTTAG
- the ureG gene encoding urease accessory protein UreG, giving the protein MPENLTQETIPAAAASTRSLRLGVAGPVGTGKSSLIATICRAMSEELQIGVITNDIYTDEDARFLRSAGVLPEERIRAVETGACPHTAIRDDVTANLLAVEDLESDFAPLDLVLVESGGDNLTATFSPALVDAQIFVLDVAGGGDVARKGGPGIARADLLVINKIDLAPYVDVDVEQMLADAVDAREGGPVLALSRKQQDTVDRLSAWVREMVAKHRAGSHTPQDPGPMAPHFHADEDGGYIHTHDDAEGADAVRHQH; this is encoded by the coding sequence TTGCCTGAAAACCTGACCCAAGAGACCATCCCCGCCGCAGCCGCGTCCACCCGGTCGCTGCGCCTGGGCGTTGCCGGGCCGGTGGGAACCGGCAAGAGTTCACTGATCGCCACCATCTGCCGTGCCATGTCGGAGGAACTGCAGATAGGCGTGATCACCAATGACATCTACACCGATGAGGACGCCCGCTTCCTGCGCTCGGCCGGCGTACTGCCGGAGGAACGGATCCGAGCGGTGGAAACCGGGGCCTGCCCGCACACCGCCATTCGCGATGACGTCACCGCCAACCTGTTGGCCGTGGAGGACCTGGAATCCGACTTCGCCCCGCTGGACCTGGTGCTGGTGGAAAGCGGCGGCGACAACCTGACCGCCACGTTCTCCCCCGCACTGGTGGATGCACAGATCTTTGTGCTGGATGTGGCCGGCGGCGGGGACGTGGCCCGCAAGGGCGGCCCCGGCATTGCCCGCGCCGATCTGCTGGTCATCAACAAGATTGACCTGGCGCCGTACGTGGACGTGGACGTGGAGCAGATGCTCGCCGACGCCGTTGACGCCAGGGAAGGCGGCCCGGTGCTGGCACTGTCCCGCAAGCAGCAGGACACCGTGGACCGGCTCAGCGCCTGGGTCCGGGAGATGGTGGCCAAGCACCGCGCGGGCAGCCACACCCCGCAGGATCCAGGCCCCATGGCGCCGCATTTCCACGCCGATGAAGACGGCGGCTACATCCATACCCATGACGACGCCGAAGGTGCCGACGCTGTCCGCCACCAGCACTGA
- a CDS encoding urease accessory protein UreF: protein MTSVPDDTGIAAFLLADSRLPSGAYSHSAGLEPAVIAGLGVDGVYPYLRSRLHTVVRVETAAAVLAHRTDSGFDRIEAALDARTPSAAQRDASRRLGRGMLRLAGRLRPGHPAVVELLRTVPKPTRPVALGVTAAALGVGELPLARLCCYDDAQSVVAAALKLLPIDPMDATAWILAAAEEIDAVAQESLRVQTPEEIPALSAPWMEHWAEDHTTRTRRLFVA from the coding sequence ATGACGAGCGTGCCCGACGACACCGGAATTGCCGCGTTTCTGCTGGCCGATTCCCGCCTGCCCTCCGGGGCCTACTCGCACTCGGCCGGCCTGGAACCGGCAGTGATTGCCGGGCTGGGCGTGGACGGGGTATATCCCTACCTGCGCTCCCGGCTGCACACCGTTGTCCGCGTGGAAACCGCCGCGGCGGTGCTGGCGCACCGGACGGATTCGGGGTTTGACCGGATTGAGGCGGCCCTGGACGCGCGCACGCCCTCCGCCGCGCAGCGGGACGCCTCCCGCCGCCTGGGCCGGGGCATGCTGCGCCTGGCCGGCCGGCTGCGGCCCGGGCATCCCGCCGTCGTCGAACTGCTGCGGACCGTTCCCAAACCCACGCGCCCGGTAGCCCTGGGAGTCACTGCCGCAGCGCTGGGTGTGGGCGAACTACCGCTCGCCCGTCTGTGCTGCTACGACGACGCCCAGTCCGTGGTGGCCGCCGCCCTGAAACTTCTGCCGATTGATCCGATGGACGCGACCGCTTGGATTCTGGCCGCTGCGGAGGAGATTGACGCCGTCGCACAGGAGTCCCTGCGGGTGCAGACCCCCGAGGAGATTCCCGCGCTCAGTGCCCCCTGGATGGAGCACTGGGCCGAAGACCACACCACCAGAACAAGGAGACTGTTCGTTGCCTGA
- a CDS encoding urease subunit alpha produces MHISRHEYAHLYGPTVGDSIRLGDTDLWISPDKDYTFGGDESVFGGGKNIRESMAQSTRTSAEGAPDLIITNVVIVDHWGIVRADVGVRQGRIAGIGKSGNPDIMDNVHPALVIGPGTEVVSGEGRILTAGGIDTHVHLLGTDALREALASGITTVGGGGTGPAEGSKATTVTPGAWNLQVMHRALDHLPMNFLLYGKGNTVSQAALGEQALAGAAGYKVHEDWGSTPAAIDAALTAADRWGVQVALHADSLNEAGYVQDTLAAIKGRGIHVFHAEGAGGGHAPDIITVAAAANVLPASTNPTLPFTVNTVAEHLDMLMVCHHLNPRIPEDLAFAESRIRANTMMAEDVLQDLGAMSITSSDAQAMGRIGETITRTWQVAHVMKDYMGAAESALPADNERVRRYIAKYTICPAVAHGIDHEVGSIETGKMADLVLWEPAFFGIRPALVIKGGAIVAGQMGDPNATLPTPQPVWMREALAGTASSAPHLSTSFVAPAALEDGLADRLGLVRSLTPIRSTRNVTKASLPNNTALPDIRVNPETFMVSIDGQVIEPAPVSDLPLTQRYSLF; encoded by the coding sequence ATGCACATCAGCAGGCACGAATACGCCCATCTCTACGGACCCACCGTCGGCGACTCCATCCGGCTGGGAGACACTGATCTGTGGATCAGCCCGGATAAGGACTACACCTTCGGCGGTGACGAGTCCGTGTTCGGCGGCGGCAAGAACATCCGCGAATCCATGGCCCAGTCCACCCGCACCTCGGCAGAGGGAGCCCCGGACCTGATCATTACCAACGTGGTGATTGTGGACCACTGGGGCATTGTCCGCGCCGATGTAGGTGTGCGGCAGGGCCGGATTGCCGGCATCGGGAAGTCCGGCAATCCGGACATCATGGACAACGTCCATCCGGCCCTGGTGATTGGTCCGGGCACCGAGGTGGTGTCCGGAGAGGGACGCATTCTCACCGCCGGCGGCATCGACACGCATGTACACCTGCTGGGCACCGACGCGCTGCGCGAGGCGCTGGCCTCCGGCATCACCACGGTGGGCGGTGGCGGAACCGGCCCGGCGGAAGGATCCAAGGCCACCACCGTGACCCCCGGAGCCTGGAACCTGCAGGTTATGCACCGGGCGCTGGATCACCTGCCCATGAACTTCCTGCTCTACGGCAAGGGCAACACCGTCAGCCAGGCGGCCCTCGGGGAACAGGCACTCGCGGGCGCCGCCGGGTACAAGGTCCACGAGGACTGGGGCTCGACGCCGGCCGCCATCGACGCCGCGCTGACCGCTGCGGACCGGTGGGGTGTCCAGGTGGCACTGCACGCGGACTCGCTCAACGAGGCCGGTTACGTCCAGGACACCCTTGCCGCCATCAAGGGCCGGGGCATCCACGTCTTCCATGCCGAGGGTGCCGGCGGCGGCCATGCCCCGGACATTATTACGGTAGCGGCCGCCGCGAATGTGCTGCCGGCCTCCACCAACCCCACACTGCCCTTCACGGTCAATACCGTGGCCGAGCACCTGGACATGCTGATGGTCTGCCACCATCTGAACCCGAGGATCCCCGAGGACCTGGCCTTTGCCGAGTCCCGGATCCGGGCCAACACCATGATGGCCGAGGACGTGCTGCAGGATCTGGGCGCCATGTCCATCACTTCCTCGGATGCCCAGGCCATGGGCAGGATCGGGGAAACCATCACCCGCACCTGGCAGGTGGCCCACGTGATGAAGGACTACATGGGTGCGGCGGAATCCGCGCTGCCGGCAGATAACGAAAGGGTGCGCCGGTACATTGCCAAATACACCATCTGCCCCGCGGTGGCGCACGGCATTGACCACGAGGTGGGATCCATCGAGACCGGAAAAATGGCGGACCTGGTGCTCTGGGAACCGGCGTTCTTCGGGATCCGGCCGGCCCTGGTGATCAAGGGCGGCGCCATTGTGGCCGGGCAGATGGGTGATCCAAATGCCACGCTGCCCACGCCGCAGCCGGTCTGGATGCGCGAGGCACTGGCCGGGACGGCGTCGTCGGCACCGCACCTGTCCACCTCCTTTGTGGCACCGGCGGCCCTCGAGGACGGATTGGCCGACAGGCTGGGCCTGGTCCGTTCCCTGACCCCCATCCGCTCCACCCGGAACGTCACCAAGGCGTCACTGCCCAACAACACGGCGCTGCCGGACATCCGGGTGAACCCGGAAACATTTATGGTCAGCATCGACGGGCAGGTCATTGAACCGGCCCCCGTTTCCGACCTGCCCCTGACCCAGCGCTACTCGCTGTTCTGA
- a CDS encoding urease subunit beta: MIPGEIRTADGALEINAGRETRTLVVTNDGDRPVQIGSHFHFADVNAALTFDRAAAVGFRLGVPAGTAVRFEPGASREVTLVRLAGTGTVPGLRLRPDTLQEGA; encoded by the coding sequence ATGATTCCCGGCGAAATCCGTACCGCCGACGGCGCCCTGGAGATCAATGCCGGCCGGGAAACCCGCACGCTGGTTGTTACCAACGACGGCGACCGTCCGGTGCAGATCGGCTCCCACTTCCACTTCGCAGACGTTAACGCCGCGTTGACCTTCGACCGGGCAGCCGCCGTCGGCTTCCGCCTCGGTGTGCCCGCAGGAACTGCCGTGCGGTTCGAGCCCGGCGCCTCCCGTGAGGTCACCCTCGTCCGGCTGGCAGGCACCGGCACCGTTCCCGGCCTCCGGCTTCGGCCCGACACACTGCAGGAAGGCGCCTAG
- a CDS encoding urease subunit gamma has product MFLTPADKDKLLLSVAGMVARDRRARGIRLNYPEAVALLSCWVMERAREGGLVADLMSEGRQVLRRDDVMEGVPEMIPDLQIEATFPDGRKLVTITDPIS; this is encoded by the coding sequence ATGTTCCTCACCCCCGCAGACAAGGACAAGCTGCTGCTCAGCGTGGCAGGCATGGTTGCCCGCGACCGCCGCGCCCGCGGCATCCGGCTCAACTACCCCGAAGCCGTGGCCCTGCTCTCCTGCTGGGTCATGGAACGGGCACGGGAAGGCGGGCTGGTAGCCGACCTGATGAGTGAGGGCCGGCAGGTGCTGCGCCGCGACGACGTGATGGAGGGGGTGCCGGAAATGATCCCGGACCTGCAGATTGAAGCCACGTTCCCGGACGGCCGCAAGCTGGTCACCATCACGGACCCGATCTCATGA